From one Argonema galeatum A003/A1 genomic stretch:
- a CDS encoding CBS domain-containing protein: MHLNGLPLYSLALKNAINPHTLTVAPDTPLIEVLHLMAQVRSSCPVRGENPLLEVEETSESFQERLKRASCVLAIEGSELVGIFTERDIVRLTAGGMDFKTLKVADVMSHPVITLTQSDSYDIFNALSIFRQHRIRHLPILDPEGQIVGMLTPGSIRASMQPANLLTRLWSVADVMSAQVIHAPMTASVLNLAQLMAEYRVSCVVIARMEEQDLRTEEKALQDSILSLSDSGKSLRREHFLKPVGIVTEGDVVKFQALELNLSQLQAQEVMSTPLFCLGPDESLWVAHQEMQRRHVRRLVVVGHQGELLGVVSQTSLLQVLDPTEMYGVIEALQQAVDDRTIELRNANQQLQKQIAYRVKAEEELQKAHDDLKRQVDKRTAELQAANLLLKEDIAKRQQVEEALRQSEAQLREQANQLELALHELQRTQSQLIQTEKMSSLGQLVAGVAHEINNPVSFIHGNLPYATQYVRDLLHLVHLYQQHYTLPIPAIQAQADAIDLNFLLEDLPKLLASMQLGVERIRQIVLSLRNFSRLDQAEMKPVDLHEGIDSTLLILQNRLKPRSGHPGILVIKEYGDLPPVNCYAGQLNQVFMNILSNAVDALDESESLKGLQNIPQSGSEVEHRVGTIRIRTEVLNGDWVTIRFADNGPGMTETVLKKLFDPFYTTKPPGKGTGLGLSISYQIVVEKHGGHLKCFSAPGQGTEFAIEIPTLLVNK, translated from the coding sequence ATGCACCTAAACGGCCTACCTCTCTATTCGCTAGCCCTCAAAAATGCAATCAACCCTCACACCCTGACTGTCGCTCCCGATACTCCTCTAATAGAGGTTCTGCATCTAATGGCGCAGGTGAGAAGCAGTTGTCCAGTGCGGGGTGAAAATCCGTTGCTGGAAGTCGAGGAAACTAGCGAATCTTTCCAAGAGAGGTTAAAACGAGCCAGCTGTGTTTTGGCGATCGAAGGGTCAGAGTTAGTCGGCATATTTACAGAACGGGATATCGTTAGGCTGACTGCTGGCGGAATGGACTTCAAAACTCTGAAGGTGGCCGATGTAATGAGCCATCCAGTGATTACCCTCACCCAATCCGATTCTTACGATATATTCAATGCGCTATCAATCTTTCGTCAGCATCGCATTCGCCACCTGCCAATTTTAGACCCGGAAGGTCAGATCGTAGGGATGCTGACGCCGGGAAGCATTCGCGCATCGATGCAACCCGCCAATCTCCTGACTCGATTGTGGTCTGTAGCAGACGTGATGTCAGCTCAAGTCATTCATGCGCCCATGACTGCATCTGTGCTGAATTTAGCGCAGTTGATGGCAGAGTATCGGGTTAGCTGTGTGGTAATCGCCAGGATGGAGGAACAAGATCTGAGGACTGAGGAAAAAGCACTTCAGGACTCGATATTGAGCTTGAGCGATTCAGGCAAAAGTCTCAGACGAGAGCATTTCCTCAAACCAGTGGGGATTGTCACTGAGGGAGATGTGGTGAAGTTTCAGGCGCTAGAGCTGAACTTATCGCAGTTGCAGGCGCAAGAGGTAATGAGTACGCCGTTATTTTGTCTGGGGCCTGATGAATCGCTTTGGGTCGCCCACCAGGAGATGCAACGGCGGCACGTGCGGCGCTTGGTAGTGGTGGGTCATCAGGGGGAATTGCTGGGTGTTGTGTCCCAAACCAGCCTGCTGCAAGTGCTAGATCCAACCGAAATGTACGGCGTTATTGAGGCGTTACAGCAAGCGGTAGACGATCGCACAATTGAATTAAGAAACGCTAACCAGCAATTGCAGAAGCAGATTGCTTATCGTGTGAAGGCGGAGGAGGAACTGCAAAAAGCTCACGACGACTTAAAAAGACAGGTTGACAAACGGACTGCCGAACTACAAGCAGCTAATCTGCTTCTAAAAGAGGACATCGCCAAGCGTCAGCAGGTAGAAGAAGCATTGCGGCAATCGGAAGCGCAATTAAGAGAACAAGCAAACCAGCTGGAACTTGCGCTGCACGAATTACAACGCACTCAAAGCCAACTGATTCAGACTGAAAAGATGTCCAGTCTGGGACAGCTGGTTGCTGGTGTGGCTCACGAAATCAATAATCCGGTCAGCTTCATCCACGGTAATCTACCTTATGCCACTCAATATGTCCGAGATTTGCTGCACTTGGTTCACCTCTACCAGCAACACTATACCCTGCCGATTCCGGCAATTCAAGCGCAGGCTGACGCGATCGATCTTAATTTTTTGCTGGAAGATTTGCCTAAGTTGTTGGCTTCGATGCAGTTGGGGGTAGAACGCATCCGCCAGATTGTTCTGTCCCTACGGAACTTCTCGCGGCTGGATCAGGCTGAGATGAAGCCGGTTGACCTTCATGAGGGAATTGATAGCACTCTGCTGATCTTGCAGAATCGACTCAAGCCAAGGTCAGGACATCCGGGTATTTTGGTTATTAAGGAGTACGGCGACCTACCACCTGTGAACTGTTATGCTGGGCAGCTAAACCAGGTGTTTATGAATATATTAAGTAATGCTGTTGACGCTTTGGATGAGAGCGAAAGTCTTAAGGGCTTACAAAATATTCCGCAGTCAGGGAGCGAAGTCGAACACCGTGTCGGTACGATCCGAATTCGCACTGAAGTGCTAAACGGCGATTGGGTGACGATCCGGTTTGCGGACAACGGGCCGGGAATGACGGAGACAGTACTTAAGAAGTTGTTCGATCCTTTTTATACAACTAAGCCTCCAGGTAAAGGCACTGGTTTAGGCTTGTCTATTAGCTATCAGATTGTGGTTGAAAAACACGGGGGTCACTTGAAGTGTTTTTCAGCACCGGGACAGGGAACTGAATTTGCGATCGAAATTCCCACCCTGCTGGTGAATAAATAA
- a CDS encoding TIGR02117 family protein: MRYLKKICRYLVFSTLSILTVLTIGYFTPTKWCNSSQSNCHLTICVSDTGIHTNIVVPVKNDIFDWKIYLKIDDIKNNSETNYNYLSFGWGDRAFYLTTPTLADLNLMTTFNALFLPTPSVMDVQWYQVIPNHIERRCVGVSQTDYLNLMKFINDSFQLDDRGRKIRISQGHSSHSSFYEAKGSYSILRNCNSWTAEGLRKANVNTPLWPGLSSGIMLHLKNSCECSQ; encoded by the coding sequence ATGCGCTATCTCAAAAAAATCTGTCGCTATTTAGTGTTTTCCACTTTATCAATTTTGACTGTCCTTACCATCGGTTACTTCACTCCCACAAAATGGTGTAATTCTTCCCAGTCAAACTGCCACTTGACTATCTGCGTCTCTGACACGGGAATCCACACAAATATTGTGGTTCCCGTTAAGAATGATATCTTTGATTGGAAAATATATCTAAAGATAGATGACATTAAAAATAACTCAGAAACTAACTATAACTATTTAAGTTTTGGTTGGGGAGATAGAGCCTTTTATCTGACTACTCCTACCTTGGCAGATCTAAATCTTATGACTACCTTCAATGCCTTATTTCTCCCTACACCTTCTGTCATGGACGTACAATGGTATCAAGTTATTCCCAATCATATTGAAAGAAGATGTGTCGGCGTCAGTCAGACTGATTATCTTAATTTAATGAAATTTATTAACGATTCATTCCAACTGGATGATCGGGGTAGAAAAATCCGAATTAGTCAGGGTCACTCATCTCACAGTAGCTTTTATGAAGCAAAAGGAAGTTATTCCATATTGAGAAATTGTAATTCTTGGACAGCCGAAGGTTTGCGAAAAGCTAATGTAAATACTCCCCTCTGGCCTGGACTTTCCTCTGGTATTATGCTCCATTTAAAAAACAGTTGTGAATGCAGCCAATAA
- a CDS encoding 2OG-Fe(II) oxygenase, with translation MKYYHRHPNAFPLDYLNDLRGEILACSYLAVNNLNRDFIGTKGFSVVFQRSEIGEVERRFPFFKPYLDQALQPTCNAFYLNPLLLVEGSRVDPHIDRSLRSYCKTVEPPLVVSVLYVQVPPNLEGGELVLRRHKQQVGQIKPQVNTLLYFQGDLTHSVNAVKTAATRLSLVCEQYSLTETELQDIPTFTVESRAVKAKGR, from the coding sequence TTGAAATACTATCATCGACATCCCAACGCCTTCCCTCTAGATTATCTCAACGACCTGCGAGGAGAAATTCTCGCCTGCTCTTATCTTGCCGTCAACAACCTCAACCGCGACTTCATTGGCACCAAAGGGTTTTCCGTGGTGTTTCAACGTTCGGAAATTGGGGAAGTAGAACGACGTTTTCCCTTCTTCAAACCTTATCTAGACCAAGCCCTACAGCCCACCTGCAACGCTTTCTACCTCAACCCCCTGCTGCTGGTGGAAGGCTCCCGCGTCGATCCGCATATCGATCGCTCCCTGCGGTCTTACTGCAAAACAGTTGAGCCTCCCCTGGTGGTCAGCGTTCTTTACGTGCAAGTCCCCCCCAATCTAGAAGGCGGAGAACTGGTGCTGCGCCGCCACAAACAGCAAGTCGGGCAGATTAAGCCACAAGTTAACACACTCCTGTATTTTCAGGGCGACCTCACCCATTCCGTCAATGCCGTTAAAACTGCTGCTACTCGTCTGAGTTTGGTCTGCGAACAATACAGCCTGACCGAAACTGAACTGCAAGATATTCCCACATTCACAGTCGAATCTAGGGCAGTGAAAGCAAAAGGTCGGTAG
- a CDS encoding Uma2 family endonuclease, which yields MTATIQASSKRYYSPEEYLELESAAEYKNEYRDGEIVPMTGGTTNHNQIALNVSVALSIAFKQQDYRVFIGDVRLWITRKRFYTYPDVMVIYGKPEYFNERKDTITNPQVIMEVLSKSTKAYDRGDKFKAYKTIPTFQEYILIDQTKIQIEQYSKTANKRWLYREYDDEDTALVFNSLELEVSLLDVYEKVNFEETESEENGEA from the coding sequence ATGACAGCAACCATACAAGCATCGTCAAAGCGCTACTACTCTCCAGAAGAATATTTAGAACTGGAGTCAGCAGCGGAATACAAAAACGAATACCGCGACGGAGAAATAGTACCTATGACGGGTGGAACTACCAATCACAATCAGATAGCGCTCAATGTAAGTGTTGCCTTAAGCATCGCTTTTAAACAGCAGGACTATCGAGTCTTCATAGGTGATGTGCGCCTGTGGATAACCAGAAAGCGATTTTACACTTATCCAGATGTAATGGTAATTTATGGAAAACCAGAGTATTTTAATGAGCGGAAGGATACCATTACCAACCCTCAAGTAATTATGGAAGTTTTATCGAAATCTACTAAAGCTTACGATCGAGGCGATAAGTTTAAGGCTTACAAAACTATTCCAACTTTTCAAGAGTACATTCTGATCGACCAAACCAAAATTCAGATTGAGCAGTATTCTAAAACAGCCAATAAGCGATGGTTGTATCGCGAGTACGATGACGAAGATACGGCGCTAGTTTTTAATTCTTTAGAGCTAGAAGTTTCCCTGTTAGATGTCTACGAAAAGGTTAATTTTGAGGAAACTGAAAGCGAAGAGAATGGAGAAGCGTGA
- the pgl gene encoding 6-phosphogluconolactonase — MGRKVEVLPSGAASIARSLQLVLDKINTAIGDRGQCTIVLAGGSTPKALYEAIAKENLPWEKIHVFWGDERYVPQSHPDSNQGMARRAWLDKVDIPSGNIHPMPTDAADPALDAQKYEAELEEFFKTGAGEFPVFDIVLLGMGDDGHTASLFPHTEALQVRDRKVAVGNSYGQPRLTLTVPLINQARCVIFIALGANKQSALAQVFAPVADDMTYPSRLIRPQGELWWLLDESALGNLKGVASQSRENY, encoded by the coding sequence ATGGGCAGAAAGGTTGAAGTGCTACCCTCTGGTGCGGCCTCGATCGCGCGATCGCTCCAACTTGTCCTAGACAAAATTAATACAGCTATAGGAGATCGGGGTCAGTGTACGATCGTCCTCGCTGGCGGTAGCACACCCAAAGCACTGTATGAAGCGATCGCAAAAGAAAACCTGCCTTGGGAAAAAATCCACGTATTTTGGGGTGATGAACGTTACGTGCCCCAGTCGCATCCAGACAGCAATCAAGGGATGGCTCGTCGAGCTTGGTTGGATAAAGTTGATATTCCATCTGGCAATATCCATCCAATGCCTACCGATGCAGCCGATCCCGCGCTTGACGCCCAGAAGTACGAAGCCGAACTGGAAGAGTTTTTTAAGACTGGGGCAGGAGAATTTCCAGTTTTTGATATTGTTTTGCTGGGAATGGGTGATGATGGACATACAGCTTCACTGTTTCCACATACAGAAGCGTTGCAAGTTCGCGATCGAAAGGTCGCAGTCGGTAACTCATATGGTCAGCCCCGCCTTACCCTTACCGTACCCCTGATTAACCAAGCCCGCTGTGTCATATTCATTGCTCTAGGTGCCAATAAACAATCTGCGTTGGCTCAGGTTTTCGCTCCTGTAGCTGATGACATGACCTACCCATCTCGGCTCATTAGGCCCCAAGGAGAACTTTGGTGGCTACTAGATGAGTCGGCCCTTGGAAATCTCAAAGGGGTGGCCTCACAGTCAAGAGAAAATTATTAA
- a CDS encoding FHA domain-containing protein: MITLTLLHPSQSTPVQSWTFGPESVIRIGRSKDNDIIIFSSVVSRNHVELWNNGTEWEIINFGANGTYVDNEAIAQRQVVDGMIFRLGSSGPKIQILLDKGDPDAVIKKEQEKRQPDANTEQAFKESETYLTSRRGKSIDEES, encoded by the coding sequence GTGATTACCCTAACTCTGCTGCATCCTAGCCAGTCCACTCCGGTTCAAAGTTGGACTTTTGGCCCTGAATCAGTGATTCGGATTGGTCGGTCAAAAGATAATGACATCATAATTTTCAGTTCTGTGGTCTCCCGCAATCATGTTGAGCTATGGAACAATGGTACTGAGTGGGAAATAATTAATTTTGGGGCTAATGGAACTTATGTGGATAATGAAGCGATCGCTCAGCGTCAGGTTGTAGATGGGATGATCTTTCGTTTGGGAAGTTCTGGGCCGAAAATTCAAATTTTGCTGGACAAAGGAGACCCAGATGCAGTAATAAAGAAGGAACAGGAAAAGCGCCAACCAGATGCAAATACAGAACAAGCATTTAAAGAGTCAGAGACTTACCTAACCAGTCGCAGAGGAAAAAGCATAGATGAAGAGTCGTAA
- a CDS encoding FHA domain-containing protein: MITLNLLHPLQSIPIQSWTFDLESAIRIGRATDNDVILYSAVVSRHHVELRRHGCNWEIVNLGANGTYVEGKRINEAPIRDGAMIRLARSGPQIQILLGTSSVKDGQKTTPPKQSPAEPKPDKSRDTLIHPRSEDRDDVTQLDT, from the coding sequence GTGATTACCCTAAACCTGCTACATCCACTTCAGTCGATACCGATTCAAAGTTGGACTTTCGATCTGGAATCGGCGATTCGGATTGGGCGAGCTACTGATAACGACGTCATCCTTTATAGTGCCGTAGTTTCGCGGCACCACGTAGAGCTGCGGCGTCATGGTTGTAACTGGGAAATTGTTAATTTAGGTGCCAATGGTACCTATGTGGAGGGTAAACGCATCAATGAAGCTCCCATCCGAGATGGAGCCATGATTCGTTTAGCTCGCTCTGGCCCTCAGATTCAAATTTTATTGGGAACATCCAGCGTCAAGGATGGGCAAAAAACAACTCCTCCCAAACAATCCCCCGCCGAGCCGAAACCTGATAAATCAAGAGACACTTTGATCCATCCCAGATCCGAAGATCGAGATGACGTCACCCAACTCGATACCTGA
- a CDS encoding PRC-barrel domain-containing protein, producing the protein MQQSVIRQSDLLNQLVLDRRTAEELGRVDYLWLNPKAHRVEGFTCKSGFLGGKKRSFIWDRIESIGADGIMVNFNAEEFADPEKSEQVFSLIGHEVWTKAGDKAGKVVDYLLVPQTGAVINYLFSSSGWRGVLDGIYLLALTDISSIGSKRLLVPDSVVQNPQYYAEGLNQKVSQAAEFIQEDYHKTQTELEGMRRGAQNVAGQWQDKAKLMAGQAKEKAQDVAGQAKERAQDVAGQVKERAQDVAGQVKEKIADLKASQPLEHEPNAALPPAPDIIEIKAEVIRED; encoded by the coding sequence ATGCAACAATCCGTTATCAGGCAGAGTGACTTACTCAATCAGTTGGTGCTGGATCGCCGCACGGCGGAAGAACTGGGCCGGGTTGATTATTTGTGGCTAAATCCTAAAGCTCACCGAGTAGAAGGGTTTACCTGTAAGTCGGGATTTTTGGGTGGCAAAAAACGATCGTTTATTTGGGATCGAATTGAATCAATTGGTGCTGATGGCATCATGGTGAACTTCAATGCCGAGGAATTTGCCGACCCAGAAAAATCTGAGCAAGTATTTTCTCTGATCGGTCATGAAGTTTGGACGAAAGCTGGTGATAAGGCTGGTAAGGTGGTGGACTATTTATTAGTTCCCCAAACTGGTGCTGTGATAAATTACTTATTTTCTTCTAGCGGTTGGCGTGGGGTATTGGATGGGATCTATCTACTTGCGCTTACAGATATTTCCAGTATCGGTAGCAAACGGTTGCTTGTGCCAGATTCAGTTGTTCAAAATCCTCAATATTATGCGGAGGGATTAAATCAAAAGGTTAGTCAAGCAGCAGAATTTATCCAGGAAGATTATCACAAAACTCAGACTGAATTGGAGGGGATGAGGCGCGGGGCTCAAAATGTGGCCGGGCAATGGCAAGACAAAGCTAAACTGATGGCCGGACAAGCTAAAGAAAAGGCTCAAGATGTAGCTGGACAAGCCAAAGAAAGGGCTCAAGATGTGGCTGGACAAGTTAAAGAAAGGGCTCAAGATGTGGCTGGACAAGTTAAAGAAAAAATTGCCGATCTTAAAGCAAGTCAGCCCCTAGAACATGAGCCAAATGCTGCTCTACCTCCTGCTCCAGATATTATTGAAATAAAGGCTGAAGTAATCAGGGAAGATTAA
- a CDS encoding FHA domain-containing protein → MIVCPNCNHQNPDGAVQCEACYTPLPTTTNCPNCGTSVQTDASFCGQCGFNLQEAGGVKGEEQTAAPATVAVAPTQQVSVPDLIPPEPLIEPLPLVKSSQASVPENPSVQPEAPESPPPPPSVNSVSAQAPSPSVTPASPTAGVASQTRLQQQTAKLLHLQTKTEIELPQNLSIIHIGKPNDQIPPDIDVSGFPNSEVVSRVHADIRVEGDAYYIEDIGSSNGTYINHTALPKGNRHRLRPGDRIALGKGDLVTFLFQIS, encoded by the coding sequence ATGATTGTTTGCCCAAACTGCAATCACCAAAATCCCGACGGAGCTGTTCAGTGCGAAGCCTGTTACACACCGTTACCGACCACAACCAATTGCCCTAACTGCGGCACGTCAGTCCAGACAGACGCCAGCTTCTGCGGCCAGTGTGGCTTTAACTTGCAAGAAGCTGGCGGTGTTAAAGGAGAAGAACAAACAGCTGCTCCAGCTACTGTGGCGGTTGCACCAACACAGCAAGTATCTGTGCCAGACTTAATACCACCTGAGCCTTTGATTGAACCATTACCTTTGGTCAAAAGTTCTCAAGCGTCTGTTCCAGAAAATCCGAGCGTCCAACCGGAGGCCCCTGAGTCTCCACCGCCGCCGCCAAGCGTCAACAGCGTATCTGCTCAGGCTCCAAGCCCCAGTGTCACCCCAGCATCGCCAACCGCAGGAGTCGCCTCTCAAACTCGATTGCAGCAGCAGACGGCAAAGCTTCTGCACCTCCAAACCAAGACGGAAATCGAGCTGCCTCAAAATCTATCGATTATTCATATAGGCAAGCCCAACGATCAGATTCCGCCGGATATAGACGTTTCGGGTTTTCCCAATTCGGAGGTGGTTTCCCGCGTACACGCCGATATTAGGGTGGAGGGAGATGCCTATTATATTGAAGATATCGGGAGTTCAAACGGCACTTACATTAACCACACAGCCCTGCCAAAGGGCAACCGGCATCGATTGCGTCCGGGCGATCGCATTGCCCTGGGTAAAGGAGACCTGGTTACATTCCTGTTTCAGATTTCTTAG